Proteins from one Triticum aestivum cultivar Chinese Spring chromosome 7A, IWGSC CS RefSeq v2.1, whole genome shotgun sequence genomic window:
- the LOC123153691 gene encoding BTB/POZ and MATH domain-containing protein 1-like, whose protein sequence is MDNAPKTITNVVRSVQLVKVDGFSLTRTMGDNDCIKYRWSFDGYDWEIRVYPNCWSYSVRVDLAFLSKPRRASVKRAFLRKARRGSVRVALSCRLVDPTGNLEPSNERRNQGVFSHPKEFFSILSIMGRSELETSGYLRGDSFTLQCIVNVLKELPDSATYPVEEAPVPSPDLHRHLAELLQSNTGADATFLVSGKSFAAHKLILAARYPVFMAEFFGDMKEKCAARVEIKDMQAAVFKALLHFIYTDTVAEFTEKGEEVTVLAQHLLAAADRYGLDRLKLICEGKLSGGINVDTAATSLALAEQHNCPQLKAKCVQFIIRNREVLDAVLASEGYKYLAATCPLVLADLLKLSLRVGESSDA, encoded by the coding sequence ATGGATAATGCCCCCAAAACCATTACCAATGTTGTGCGGTCAGTGCAGCTGGTCAAGGTCGACGGCTTCAGCTTGACCCGGACCATGGGCGACAACGATTGCATCAAATACAGATGGAGTTTCGATGGGTACGATTGGGAAATCCGGGTCTATCCTAATTGCTGGAGCTACTCTGTAAGAGTGGATCTTGCCTTTCTCAGCAAACCCCGCAGGGCCAGTGTGAAGCGTGCCTTTCTCAGAAAAGCCCGCAGGGGCAGTGTGAGGGTCGCTCTTAGCTGCCGGCTGGTCGATCCGACAGGGAACCTTGAGCCATCCAACGAACGTAGGAATCAGGGGGTGTTCAGCCATCCCAAAGAGTTCTTCTCTATATTATCGATCATGGGAAGAAGTGAGCTAGAAACGTCAGGTTATCTAAGGGGTGATTCTTTCACTCTGCAATGCATTGTTAACGTCCTCAAGGAGCTGCCTGATTCTGCGACATACCCTGTCGAAGAAGCGCCAGTGCCATCGCCAGACCTGCACCGGCACCTCGCTGAGCTCCTGCAGAGCAATACGGGAGCCGATGCCACATTTCTCGTGTCTGGCAAGTCTTTTGCTGCACACAAGCTCATCCTCGCGGCAAGGTACCCCGTCTTCATGGCCGAGTTCTTTGGAGACATGAAGGAGAAGTGTGCGGCCCGCGTGGAGATCAAGGACATGCAGGCTGCAGTATTCAAGGCGCTGCTTCACTTCATCTACACTGATACTGTGGCTGAATTCACCGAGAAGGGCGAGGAAGTGACAGTGTTAGCTCAGCACTTGCTTGCAGCTGCTGATAGATACGGACTGGATAGGCTCAAGCTGATTTGCGAAGGCAAGCTCTCTGGTGGCATCAATGTTGACACAGCAGCGACATCTCTGGCTCTAGCCGAGCAGCACAACTGTCCACAGCTCAAGGCGAAGTGCGTCCAGTTCATCATTAGAAATCGTGAAGTTCTTGACGCTGTGTTGGCGTCGGAGGGGTACAAGTACCTGGCGGCAACCTGCCCTTTGGTGCTGGCTGACCTTCTCAAGTTAAGTCTGCGTGTGGGGGAAAGCAGTGATGCATAG